A genomic segment from Nicotiana tabacum cultivar K326 chromosome 7, ASM71507v2, whole genome shotgun sequence encodes:
- the LOC107765831 gene encoding uncharacterized protein LOC107765831 isoform X2, with protein MASNAKTSQPYMKFCTLESVHTDSLQKNKVDLFPEVSCSIKCPRTSPNKPIFSSQFESCPEYFGWIHEDLRPWKDTGITRKMVERAREEAHFRIVIVNGRVYFEKYKPTFQKRDMVTLWGILQLLSFYPGMLPDLDFVFECGDQPVTQKSDYGKSKDSIPPPLFHYCGNDSTFDIVFPDWSFWGWPELNIKPWDILKKDLQQSNEMIKWTEREPYAYWKGNALLSQSRRDLLKCNVSMNQDWNARIYDMQWARERRQGYKTSNLATQCTHRYKIYVEGLAWSVSQKYILACDSVALLINPHYYDFFTRSLLPTIHYWPINENDKCKSIKFAVDWGNKNAEKAQEIGKSGSKFVHEELQMKYIYDYMFHLLSEYAKLLKYRPTVPREAVEVCSDTLICSTKGIRKKFRVHSRVNNASSSKPCTMPPPWSPADLQDFLERKENLTKQVEQWEETQSV; from the exons ATGGCTTCAAATGCCAAAACTTCGCAACCATATATGAAGTTTTGCACGCTAGAG tctGTCCATACAGATTCTTTGCAGAAGAATAAAGTTGATCTTTTCCCTGAAGTTTCTTGCTCAATAAAGTGTCCGCGAACTTCACCAAACAAGCCTATATTCAGTTCACAATTCGAGTCCTGCCCCGAGTACTTTGGATGGATTCATGAAGATTTAAGGCCATGGAAGGACACAGGGATAACGCGAAAAATGGTAGAAAGAGCGCGAGAAGAAGCCCATTTTAGAATAGTTATAGTAAATGGAAGAGTGTATTTTGAGAAGTATAAACCAACTTTCCAAAAAAGGGACATGGTCACATTGTGGGGGATATTGCAACTTCTTAGTTTTTACCCTGGCATGTTACCGGATTTAGATTTTGTTTTCGAGTGTGGTGATCAACCAGTAACACAGAAAAGTGATTATGGAAAATCAAAGGATTCAATTCCACCACCATTGTTTCATTACTGTGGAAATGACTCGACTTTTGACATTGTTTTTCCTGATTGGTCCTTTTGGGGTTG GCCAGAACTAAACATAAAGCCATGGGATATCTTGAAAAAAGATTTGCAGCAAAGCAATGAGATGATTAAGTGGACAGAAAGGGAGCCTTATGCTTATTGGAAAGGGAATGCATTATTAAGCCAATCAAGACGCGACCTTTTGAAGTGCAATGTCTCTATGAATCAGGACTGGAACGCGCGAATTTATGACATG CAATGGGCTCGTGAACGAAGACAAGGCTATAAAACTTCAAATTTAGCTACACAGTGCACTCATAG ATACAAGATTTATGTTGAAGGGCTTGCATGGTCAGTGAGTCAAAAGTACATTCTAGCCTGTGATTCTGTGGCTCTTCTCATAAATCCCCACTACTATGATTTCTTCACAAGGAGTTTGCTGCCAACAATCCATTACTGGCCAATAAATGAGAATGACAAATGCAAATCCATCAAGTTTGCAGTAGACTGGGGCAATAAAAATGCAGAAAAG GCTCAAGAAATTGGAAAATCAGGGAGCAAATTTGTACATGAGGAGCTACAAATGAAGTACATTTACGACTACATGTTTCATCTCTTGTCCGAATATGCCAAGCTTTTGAAGTATCGACCCACTGTGCCTAGAGAAGCAGTTGAAGTATGTTCTGATACATTGATTTGCTCGACGAAAGGAATAAGAAAGAAGTTTAGGGTACATTCGAGGGTTAATAATGCTTCATCTTCAAAACCATGTACCATGCCCCCTCCCTGGAGCCCTGCAGATCTCCAAGATTTTCTCGAGAGAAAAGAGAATCTAACAAAGCAAGTTGAACAGTGGGAAGAAACTCAAAGTGTTTGA
- the LOC107765831 gene encoding uncharacterized protein LOC107765831 isoform X1 has translation MRISALGMIERQRRTSWIKSTIGFFLILISITIVALTIEWNDISVHTDSLQKNKVDLFPEVSCSIKCPRTSPNKPIFSSQFESCPEYFGWIHEDLRPWKDTGITRKMVERAREEAHFRIVIVNGRVYFEKYKPTFQKRDMVTLWGILQLLSFYPGMLPDLDFVFECGDQPVTQKSDYGKSKDSIPPPLFHYCGNDSTFDIVFPDWSFWGWPELNIKPWDILKKDLQQSNEMIKWTEREPYAYWKGNALLSQSRRDLLKCNVSMNQDWNARIYDMQWARERRQGYKTSNLATQCTHRYKIYVEGLAWSVSQKYILACDSVALLINPHYYDFFTRSLLPTIHYWPINENDKCKSIKFAVDWGNKNAEKAQEIGKSGSKFVHEELQMKYIYDYMFHLLSEYAKLLKYRPTVPREAVEVCSDTLICSTKGIRKKFRVHSRVNNASSSKPCTMPPPWSPADLQDFLERKENLTKQVEQWEETQSV, from the exons ATGCGGATTTCAGCTTTGGGAATGATTGAAAGGCAGCGCAGGACTTCTTGGATTAAAAGCACTATTGGATTCTTCCTTATTCTTATATCTATTACTATTGTAGCACTAACAATTGAATGGAACGATATT tctGTCCATACAGATTCTTTGCAGAAGAATAAAGTTGATCTTTTCCCTGAAGTTTCTTGCTCAATAAAGTGTCCGCGAACTTCACCAAACAAGCCTATATTCAGTTCACAATTCGAGTCCTGCCCCGAGTACTTTGGATGGATTCATGAAGATTTAAGGCCATGGAAGGACACAGGGATAACGCGAAAAATGGTAGAAAGAGCGCGAGAAGAAGCCCATTTTAGAATAGTTATAGTAAATGGAAGAGTGTATTTTGAGAAGTATAAACCAACTTTCCAAAAAAGGGACATGGTCACATTGTGGGGGATATTGCAACTTCTTAGTTTTTACCCTGGCATGTTACCGGATTTAGATTTTGTTTTCGAGTGTGGTGATCAACCAGTAACACAGAAAAGTGATTATGGAAAATCAAAGGATTCAATTCCACCACCATTGTTTCATTACTGTGGAAATGACTCGACTTTTGACATTGTTTTTCCTGATTGGTCCTTTTGGGGTTG GCCAGAACTAAACATAAAGCCATGGGATATCTTGAAAAAAGATTTGCAGCAAAGCAATGAGATGATTAAGTGGACAGAAAGGGAGCCTTATGCTTATTGGAAAGGGAATGCATTATTAAGCCAATCAAGACGCGACCTTTTGAAGTGCAATGTCTCTATGAATCAGGACTGGAACGCGCGAATTTATGACATG CAATGGGCTCGTGAACGAAGACAAGGCTATAAAACTTCAAATTTAGCTACACAGTGCACTCATAG ATACAAGATTTATGTTGAAGGGCTTGCATGGTCAGTGAGTCAAAAGTACATTCTAGCCTGTGATTCTGTGGCTCTTCTCATAAATCCCCACTACTATGATTTCTTCACAAGGAGTTTGCTGCCAACAATCCATTACTGGCCAATAAATGAGAATGACAAATGCAAATCCATCAAGTTTGCAGTAGACTGGGGCAATAAAAATGCAGAAAAG GCTCAAGAAATTGGAAAATCAGGGAGCAAATTTGTACATGAGGAGCTACAAATGAAGTACATTTACGACTACATGTTTCATCTCTTGTCCGAATATGCCAAGCTTTTGAAGTATCGACCCACTGTGCCTAGAGAAGCAGTTGAAGTATGTTCTGATACATTGATTTGCTCGACGAAAGGAATAAGAAAGAAGTTTAGGGTACATTCGAGGGTTAATAATGCTTCATCTTCAAAACCATGTACCATGCCCCCTCCCTGGAGCCCTGCAGATCTCCAAGATTTTCTCGAGAGAAAAGAGAATCTAACAAAGCAAGTTGAACAGTGGGAAGAAACTCAAAGTGTTTGA
- the LOC107765832 gene encoding actin-depolymerizing factor 12-like, with the protein MELKAKRNYRYIVFKIEGQQVVVEKVGEQGETHEDFANSLPSNECRYAVFDYDFTTDENVQKSKIFFVAWSPETARVRSKMLYASSKDRFRREFDGVQVELQATDPSEMSLDTFIGRAR; encoded by the exons atggAGTTGAAAGCAAAAAGGAACTACAGATACATAGTGTTCAAGATTGAGGGCCAGCAAGTTGTTGTTGAGAAGGTTGGGGAACAAGGAGAGACTCATGAAGATTTTGCCAACAGCTTGCCTTCCAATGAATGCCGCTATGCTGTTTTTGACTATGATTTCACTACTGATGAAAATGTCCAGAAAAGCAAGATCTTCTTTGTTGCTTG GTCACCAGAAACAGCAAGAGTAAGAAGTAAGATGCTGTATGCAAGTTCCAAAGATAGATTCAGGAGAGAATTTGATGGTGTCCAGGTTGAGTTGCAAGCTACTGATCCAAGTGAAATGAGCTTGGATACCTTCATTGGCAGAGCTCGTTGA